The Streptomyces sp. V3I7 genome segment CCGACAAGGCGTACGACCGTTCCCTGGACGCGGGCCATGTCACCGGGGCCCTCGCCGACATCGACGGGGCCCGGCTGAAGGCGGCGCACGCGAGCAGCCCGGGCGGCAACCCCGGTTCGATACCGCTGAAGCTGTCGGACGCGAAGTTCACGATCCCCAAGAAGGCCGGCTGGCCGCGCTGGTTCGTCGCCGACGCCACGGCCAACAAGGGCGGCAGCGCCCACTGGCTGTTCGTCTTCACCCGCCACAGCCTGTCCCAGCCGTTCCAGGTGGCGTATCTGACGCTGCTGGCGCCGGGCGCCGTACCGGAGTTCAAGAAGGACAAGGACGGCTGGGCCGAGGCGATTCCCGCCGACTCGAAGGAACTGGCGTACCCCCCGCAGGACTTGAGCCGCATGTACGCCACGTACCTCAAGTCCGGCGGCAGCGGCTTCGCGCCGGGTCCGCACACCAGCGACTGGCGTCAGCAGCGCATCAAGTCGGCCAGGAAACCGGGTCTGGTCACCCAGTACGTCGACGAGCCCCTGACGTCCGGCGACTACGCCCCGCTGGCCCTGCGCACGGCGGACGGCGGCGCGCTGGTGTTCTTCACCTCGCGCCACTTCGCCAAGCAGACCGCGGCGGTGGGCGCCGCCATCCCGACGTTCACCAAGCAGGTGCAGTCCCTCACCAAGGGCGAGGTCAAGCAGTCCCTGACCCTGGAGTTCATCTCCAACCAGGCGGCGCTGGACCCGAAGAAGGGCGCCTCGGGCCCGGCGGGGGTGTCGCTGGTGGGTCGTATCCAGGGGCTGACGGGGGCGCGGGGCGAGTAGCCCCTGCCCTCGCGGGGGCGTCTCAGTGTCGCCGCGGGGCGGCCCTCAGTGCCGCCGGGGCCAGGCCGGGCGCTCGTCCGCGTGGCGGGTGCAGGCGTCGGTGAGGGACTCGAGGAGCGTCAGCGGGTCGGGCAGCGGATGCTCCGGACCGCGCAGCCAGCTGACGCCGCGGTCACCGTCGCCGGGGAGCCGGGCCGGCGGGACGAGGACGTACGAGCCGCGGCAGTGCCAGCGCAGGCCGGGGTGCTCGTCCATCGTCTCGGGGCGGCAGTCCAGCTCGCACGGCCACCACTCGTCCTCGTCCTCGGGGGTGCCGCGGGTGAGGGTGAAGAACAGCATGCGGCCGTCGCCGCTCTCGGCGACCGGGCCGACCTCGACGCCGGAGGCGAGCAGCCGCTCCAGCGCCTCGCGCCCGGCCTCCAGGGGCACGTCGAGCACGTCGTGGACCATGCCGGTCGCGGTGATGAAGTTGGCCTCGGGCTGCTGGCGGATCCAGCGCTCGAGCTGGGCGCGGTCGGTCGTGGACTGGGTCTGCCACGCGAACGACACCGGGTGCCGGGCCGGGGTGGGACAGCCCACGCGGTCGCAGGAGCAGCGGTAGTCGGGGCCGGGGTGGGCGGCGGGTGCGAGCGGCAGTCCCGCTCCGGCGGCGTCGAGCAGCAGGGCCTCACGGCCGCCGTCGTCGGCGGGCTGCTGCGGGCGGCGTCCACGCAGCCACCGGGAGAGCCTGCCCTGCCGGTCGGACCGACCGCCGAACGTCCCGCTCATCAATCCCCTCGCCTCGCTGGTGTGCGGACAACATGCCCTATGGTCCCACCCTTCGAGGCATCCGGTGACCGGGGCCCTTTCCGGCGGTCACGGCTCCTGGGTGCCGGGCGGCGGCCAGGCGTCGCCCCACTGCGTGTCCCGGGCGGCCCTGTACAGCTCGCCGTGGCGCTTGGTGACCGTCGTGCGGCGCAGCTGGTCGTCGGCCTCGCACAGGTCCAGCAGCACCTGTCCCTTGCGGATCTGCGGCCGCCGGATCACGCGGGCGGCGGCCGGGTCGACGGGGAAGCGGGCGGCGGCGACGTAGCTGAACTTCTCGTCCTCGTACGCCAGTGAGCCGCCCTTGACCTGCCGGTGCAGCGAGGAGCGGCTGACCCGGGCGGAGAAGTGGCACCAGTCGGTGCCGGGCACGATCGGGCAGGGCGCGCTGTGCGGGCAGGGCGCGGCGACGTGGAACCCGGCGTCGATCAGCCGCTGCCGGGCCTCGATGACGCGGGCGTACCCGGCGGGGGTGCCGGCCTCGACGATCACGACGGCCTGTGCGGCGGCCGCGGCGGCGTCGACCAGGGCGGCGCGGTCGGCCTCGGAGAGTTCGTTGAGGACGTAGGAGACGGTGACGAGGTCGGCGCTGCCGAGCGCGAGGCCGGCGCCGATGCGGGCGCGCTGCCAGCGGGCGCCGGCCAGGGCCGGGTTCGCGGCGGCGATCTCCCGGCCGAGGGCGAGCGCGGGCTCGGCCCAGTCGAGCACGGTCACCGGCCGCTCCCCGTCCCAGGTGGCGCTGACCGCCCAGGTCGCCGCCCCGGTCCCGCCGCCGACGTCGA includes the following:
- a CDS encoding bifunctional DNA primase/polymerase gives rise to the protein MSGTFGGRSDRQGRLSRWLRGRRPQQPADDGGREALLLDAAGAGLPLAPAAHPGPDYRCSCDRVGCPTPARHPVSFAWQTQSTTDRAQLERWIRQQPEANFITATGMVHDVLDVPLEAGREALERLLASGVEVGPVAESGDGRMLFFTLTRGTPEDEDEWWPCELDCRPETMDEHPGLRWHCRGSYVLVPPARLPGDGDRGVSWLRGPEHPLPDPLTLLESLTDACTRHADERPAWPRRH
- a CDS encoding small ribosomal subunit Rsm22 family protein, whose translation is MNDPALPTAETLRAALAGLLDGLPPKQAAGAVDRLIANYRGQTPTDAPILRDRADVAAYAAYRMPATFEAVRAALEAFAAAVPGWAPGSHVDVGGGTGAATWAVSATWDGERPVTVLDWAEPALALGREIAAANPALAGARWQRARIGAGLALGSADLVTVSYVLNELSEADRAALVDAAAAAAQAVVIVEAGTPAGYARVIEARQRLIDAGFHVAAPCPHSAPCPIVPGTDWCHFSARVSRSSLHRQVKGGSLAYEDEKFSYVAAARFPVDPAAARVIRRPQIRKGQVLLDLCEADDQLRRTTVTKRHGELYRAARDTQWGDAWPPPGTQEP